One window of the Roseovarius sp. THAF9 genome contains the following:
- a CDS encoding sulfurtransferase TusA family protein, whose translation MSEPETIDAVGLLCPLPVLKLRKRMKPLGAGEVVVLRADDPAAVIDVPHFCAEAGHELIETVEDGAVTLYRVRKG comes from the coding sequence ATGAGCGAACCTGAGACCATCGACGCCGTGGGGCTCTTGTGCCCCCTGCCCGTGCTGAAGCTGCGCAAGCGGATGAAGCCGCTTGGTGCGGGCGAGGTGGTGGTGCTGCGGGCGGATGACCCGGCGGCGGTGATCGACGTGCCGCATTTCTGCGCCGAGGCGGGGCATGAGCTGATCGAGACGGTCGAGGACGGGGCTGTTACGCTTTACCGGGTGCGCAAGGGCTGA